A region from the Geobacter benzoatilyticus genome encodes:
- a CDS encoding efflux transporter outer membrane subunit, producing the protein MLTIAGALALTACVTVGPDYRSPAPDAPAGWNSIDATAQPALKTDATGDLSRWWLSLNDPLLSELVDGALKASPDLRSAKAKLREARARRAVAGAGLFPEVTASGNASRSHSSEETGSGDTRKLYTAGFDASWELDLFGGIRRGIEAAGADLEASVASLHDAQVSLAAEAAQNYADIRTLQIRLGIARDNLATQTETLQITEWRGQAGLVSSQDVEQARSSREQTRAQIPSLETSLAEAEHRLEILLGKAPGALHERLAVPGRLPDVPDRIAVGIPADTLRQRPDVRAAERTLAAETARVGVARAERYPSFTLTGSIGLEALTLGALGNGGAATSSLLGGIAAPIFNAGRLRSQVEIQDAVREQAQVAYEQAVLNALQEVENSLVSLTRNRERAESLASAADSARNAAELARQRYGAGLIDFQPVLETQRSVLSVEDSLAVTRGDGVRALISLYKALGGGWSPQNDTSAGKDTP; encoded by the coding sequence ATGTTGACGATCGCAGGTGCCCTGGCCCTTACGGCGTGCGTTACGGTCGGCCCGGATTACAGGAGCCCGGCGCCGGATGCGCCGGCAGGCTGGAACAGTATCGATGCAACGGCGCAACCGGCCCTGAAAACCGATGCAACGGGAGATCTGAGCCGCTGGTGGCTTTCTTTGAACGATCCGCTGCTGTCGGAGCTGGTGGACGGCGCCCTTAAGGCAAGCCCCGATCTGCGGAGCGCAAAGGCAAAGCTGCGCGAGGCCCGCGCAAGGCGGGCAGTGGCCGGGGCCGGGCTTTTTCCCGAGGTGACGGCATCGGGTAACGCCAGCCGCAGTCATTCCAGCGAGGAAACCGGCAGCGGCGACACGCGCAAGCTGTACACGGCGGGCTTCGATGCCAGCTGGGAGCTGGATCTGTTCGGCGGTATCCGCCGCGGAATCGAGGCGGCCGGCGCCGATCTCGAAGCTTCAGTGGCAAGCCTCCACGATGCGCAGGTCTCGCTGGCGGCCGAGGCGGCACAAAACTACGCGGATATCCGTACCCTCCAGATTCGCCTAGGCATCGCCCGCGACAATCTCGCCACCCAAACCGAAACGCTCCAGATCACCGAGTGGCGAGGCCAGGCCGGTCTCGTCAGCAGCCAGGACGTGGAACAGGCGCGCAGCAGCCGGGAGCAGACCAGGGCGCAGATTCCCAGCCTTGAAACCAGTCTGGCGGAGGCGGAGCACCGCCTGGAGATTCTCCTGGGAAAGGCTCCGGGGGCGCTCCATGAGCGTCTTGCCGTCCCGGGCAGACTTCCGGACGTGCCTGACCGGATTGCGGTCGGCATTCCGGCCGATACCCTGCGTCAGCGCCCCGATGTCCGGGCGGCGGAGCGGACGCTGGCCGCGGAAACCGCCCGCGTCGGCGTGGCCCGGGCGGAACGCTATCCCTCATTTACCCTCACCGGCTCCATAGGCCTGGAGGCCCTGACCCTGGGAGCTCTCGGCAACGGCGGGGCCGCCACCTCGTCGCTGCTTGGCGGCATTGCCGCCCCGATCTTCAATGCCGGGCGGCTGCGGAGCCAGGTGGAGATTCAGGATGCGGTGCGCGAGCAGGCCCAGGTGGCCTATGAGCAGGCAGTCCTCAACGCGTTGCAGGAGGTGGAAAACTCTCTGGTTTCCCTCACCAGAAACCGCGAACGGGCCGAGTCCCTGGCCAGTGCCGCCGATTCTGCGCGCAATGCGGCGGAACTGGCCCGGCAGCGCTACGGTGCCGGGCTGATTGATTTCCAGCCGGTGCTCGAAACCCAGCGGAGCGTGCTCTCCGTCGAGGACAGCCTCGCCGTCACCAGGGGCGATGGCGTGCGGGCACTCATCAGTTTGTACAAGGCGCTGGGTGGCGGCTGGTCGCCGCAAAACGACACCTCCGCCGGCAAGGATACCCCATGA
- a CDS encoding EF-hand domain-containing protein, with product MTSSIGGIGGGVSAALLQRMQEEMFKTADANGDGTISKDELGQVAKSGENQDGTNVDTLFSQLDSDSDGAISRLESDAAIARLGQQMQSQGMPPQGPPPGPPPGERANSSSDSSESSTEASAIFDAMDTNQDGTVSLEELTAALEKAKNSSASASGPESLLDNLAAALQSGDISAAKEELAALQEDLSAHNGGRSDDPFSKDLQTLSEALESGSLEDARSIVAGIQDKLSSRPPHGPAPEQSQDQDGSSRDAVAATLQSVIDALEKSSSSTSDTITAGTLKSIFTEALASYRQQSAGSYAQDSGDSAVLSATA from the coding sequence ATGACAAGCTCAATAGGTGGAATTGGCGGCGGAGTGAGCGCCGCCCTGCTTCAGAGGATGCAGGAGGAGATGTTCAAAACGGCCGACGCCAATGGCGATGGGACCATCTCCAAGGATGAGCTGGGCCAGGTGGCGAAGTCCGGGGAAAATCAGGACGGTACCAACGTTGACACTCTGTTTTCCCAGCTTGATTCCGACAGCGACGGGGCCATCAGCAGGCTTGAGTCCGATGCGGCCATTGCCAGGCTCGGACAACAGATGCAGAGCCAGGGGATGCCGCCGCAAGGGCCGCCTCCCGGTCCACCGCCGGGTGAGAGAGCAAATTCGTCATCGGACTCATCGGAGAGCAGCACCGAGGCCTCGGCCATTTTCGATGCCATGGACACCAACCAGGATGGAACCGTCAGCCTCGAAGAGCTGACAGCCGCCCTTGAGAAAGCGAAAAACTCTTCAGCATCGGCATCGGGCCCGGAATCTCTGCTTGATAACCTAGCGGCGGCTTTGCAGTCGGGAGACATTTCCGCGGCTAAAGAGGAGCTTGCCGCCCTGCAGGAGGATCTTTCGGCCCATAACGGCGGCCGCAGCGATGACCCGTTCAGCAAGGACCTGCAAACCCTGTCGGAGGCCCTGGAATCCGGCAGCCTGGAGGATGCCCGGAGCATCGTTGCGGGCATTCAGGATAAACTCTCGTCGCGGCCGCCCCACGGGCCGGCCCCGGAGCAGTCCCAGGACCAGGACGGCAGCTCCAGGGATGCCGTGGCGGCCACGTTGCAGTCCGTAATCGACGCCCTCGAAAAGTCATCATCTTCAACGTCCGATACGATCACCGCCGGTACGCTGAAAAGCATCTTCACTGAGGCTTTGGCCAGTTACCGGCAACAGAGCGCGGGGAGCTATGCCCAGGATTCCGGAGACAGCGCGGTTTTATCCGCCACGGCGTGA
- a CDS encoding Spy/CpxP family protein refolding chaperone has translation MTGKLIAAVALAASMAGAGTVLAGHGPGFPPPGMDGGAGGGVLRMAAALKLTDAQKSRIKTVLDDEREEAGPLLDTMREKRKLLQAAADATTFDEAAVRSIAVAQARAETELIVSRTRTQSRINAILTAEQRELLKNLRPVPDKRPLPPDAGD, from the coding sequence ATGACAGGAAAACTCATTGCTGCAGTCGCGCTGGCGGCCTCCATGGCCGGCGCAGGCACGGTTCTGGCGGGGCACGGCCCCGGATTTCCCCCGCCGGGAATGGATGGCGGGGCAGGGGGTGGAGTATTGCGCATGGCTGCGGCGCTCAAGCTGACCGACGCCCAGAAGAGCCGGATAAAGACCGTTCTTGACGATGAGCGGGAAGAGGCCGGGCCGCTTTTGGACACGATGCGGGAAAAGCGGAAGCTGCTCCAGGCGGCGGCTGATGCGACCACCTTCGATGAGGCTGCCGTGCGCAGCATCGCCGTTGCCCAGGCTCGGGCAGAGACGGAGCTGATCGTGTCCCGCACAAGAACCCAGAGCCGGATCAACGCCATCTTGACTGCGGAGCAGCGCGAACTGCTGAAAAATCTCCGGCCCGTTCCGGATAAGCGGCCGTTGCCGCCCGATGCCGGCGATTGA
- a CDS encoding ATP-binding protein: MKTGITYRLFLAILLAASLAVVSMVLIMQWSLSRGFLRYINTVEKSSASRLAAKLEDGYARDLSWDFVSRDPSRWRQVVIASLPEEGHPPPEDAPHASPPRPPTGEDGPPPRLLPPHLAHNFAQRLFLLDAGRKILVGQVAVPADSEATPLRHNGRTVGFLGLLPRTNLSEGHQQRFLKEQRLAFALVAGIVVALSAGLSLILAKRLVRPLRELALATHQLAAGSYSVRVPVSSRDEVGQLAADFNSLALTLEKNEKARRNWVADISHELRTPVAILQGEIEALLDGIRQPTPDAVHSLHVEVLRLGRLVDDLYQLSLSDLGALTYRKTDLDLAGLLAESLATFHPAFEAKGISLSGELPRQGPTTAFGDEERLRQLFANLLSNSLNYTDHGGEAAVGLGCREGYATIDFQDSSPGVPDRDMGRLFERLYRVEESRSRAAGGAGLGLAICRNIVEAHGGTIEAQHSPRGGLWIRVTIPLAEGHQ; the protein is encoded by the coding sequence ATGAAAACAGGAATAACTTACCGGCTGTTTCTGGCGATTCTGCTGGCCGCCAGCCTGGCGGTGGTCAGCATGGTCCTCATCATGCAATGGAGCCTCAGCCGGGGGTTTCTGCGCTACATCAACACCGTGGAGAAAAGCAGCGCCTCCCGGTTGGCCGCGAAGCTGGAAGATGGCTATGCCCGGGACCTGTCGTGGGATTTTGTGAGCCGTGACCCGTCCAGGTGGCGGCAGGTGGTAATCGCGTCTCTTCCGGAGGAAGGTCATCCTCCGCCGGAGGACGCCCCCCATGCTTCCCCGCCGCGCCCCCCCACCGGCGAGGACGGTCCTCCTCCACGGCTACTCCCTCCCCACCTGGCCCACAATTTTGCCCAGCGTTTGTTTCTGCTGGATGCCGGCCGGAAGATTCTGGTGGGCCAGGTGGCGGTCCCCGCCGACAGCGAGGCGACGCCCCTTCGCCATAACGGCCGCACCGTTGGTTTCCTGGGGCTTCTCCCCCGCACCAACCTCTCGGAAGGACACCAGCAGCGCTTTTTGAAGGAACAGCGCCTCGCCTTTGCCCTGGTTGCCGGAATCGTCGTCGCCCTTTCCGCCGGACTCTCCCTCATCCTGGCGAAACGGCTGGTGCGCCCGCTGCGGGAACTGGCGCTGGCAACCCATCAATTGGCTGCCGGGAGCTACTCGGTCCGCGTGCCGGTCTCCTCCCGTGACGAGGTGGGGCAGCTCGCCGCCGACTTCAACTCCCTGGCCCTGACCCTGGAAAAGAACGAGAAGGCGCGCCGCAACTGGGTGGCAGACATATCCCACGAGCTTCGCACGCCGGTGGCGATTCTCCAGGGCGAGATCGAGGCGCTCCTGGACGGCATTCGGCAGCCCACCCCCGACGCCGTCCACTCGCTCCACGTAGAGGTGCTTCGCCTCGGCAGGCTGGTGGACGACCTTTACCAGCTTTCCCTTTCCGACTTGGGGGCCCTAACCTACCGTAAAACCGACCTGGACCTGGCAGGGCTCCTGGCCGAGTCCCTAGCCACGTTCCATCCGGCATTCGAGGCCAAGGGGATATCCCTTTCCGGCGAGCTTCCCCGCCAAGGCCCGACGACCGCCTTCGGCGACGAGGAACGTCTGCGCCAGCTCTTCGCCAACCTTCTCTCCAATTCCCTGAACTACACCGACCACGGCGGGGAAGCGGCCGTAGGCCTGGGCTGCCGCGAGGGATACGCCACCATCGACTTCCAGGACTCCTCGCCCGGCGTCCCGGACCGGGATATGGGAAGGCTCTTCGAACGGCTCTACCGGGTGGAGGAATCCCGCAGCCGTGCGGCAGGAGGGGCGGGTCTCGGTCTCGCCATCTGCCGGAATATCGTCGAAGCCCATGGCGGCACCATAGAGGCGCAACATTCCCCACGGGGAGGTTTGTGGATCAGGGTGACCATCCCCCTGGCGGAGGGACATCAATGA
- a CDS encoding response regulator yields the protein MKGRVLIVEDEPKLAGLMGDYLEQAGFDTHRLENGIEAVPWVREHGPDIILLDLMLPGRDGMEICREIRSFSSVPIIMVTARVEELDRLLGLELGADDYICKPFSPREVVARVKAVLRRTGGAHTTMAAGLELDESRYRATFNGHDLELTAVEFKLLHFLAAHPGRIYGRHQLMDHIYPDERVVADRTIDSHIKKLRKKIDRAGPGTELIHSLYGVGYKFEYSVAHGGNRTA from the coding sequence ATGAAGGGCAGAGTCCTTATAGTGGAAGATGAGCCGAAGCTGGCCGGGCTCATGGGAGATTATCTCGAACAGGCGGGTTTCGATACGCACCGGCTGGAGAACGGGATTGAGGCGGTCCCATGGGTGCGGGAGCACGGGCCGGACATCATCCTTCTGGACCTCATGCTGCCCGGGCGTGACGGAATGGAAATATGCAGGGAGATCCGCTCTTTTTCATCCGTCCCGATCATCATGGTCACGGCCCGGGTGGAGGAACTGGATCGGCTCCTGGGGCTGGAGCTGGGAGCCGACGATTATATCTGCAAGCCATTCAGCCCCCGCGAGGTGGTGGCCCGGGTGAAGGCGGTACTGCGCCGGACCGGTGGCGCCCACACCACCATGGCCGCGGGCCTGGAACTGGACGAGTCCCGCTATCGGGCAACCTTCAACGGCCATGACCTTGAGCTCACCGCCGTGGAATTCAAGCTCCTGCACTTCCTGGCCGCCCACCCGGGGAGGATCTACGGCCGCCATCAGCTCATGGACCATATCTACCCCGATGAGCGGGTCGTGGCAGACCGCACCATCGACAGCCACATCAAAAAACTCAGGAAAAAGATCGACCGCGCCGGCCCCGGTACCGAACTGATTCACTCCCTTTATGGCGTGGGTTACAAGTTCGAGTATTCCGTCGCTCACGGGGGGAACCGTACTGCGTGA
- the def gene encoding peptide deformylase — MSVQPILCYPHPVLKKVSHAVEAIDDEILGLIDDLLDTMGAGPGSVGVAAPQIGVTLRVCVVDVSASRHGKENNHGLLVMVNPEIINREGAAIMREGCMSVPDYTGDVERATGITVRFQDGEGATREINATGFEAVAIQHEMDHLDGILFLDRIVSLKTGLFRRKNYR; from the coding sequence ATGTCCGTACAGCCCATTCTCTGTTATCCCCATCCCGTTCTCAAGAAAGTCAGCCACGCCGTAGAGGCTATCGACGACGAGATCCTGGGACTCATCGACGACCTCCTGGACACCATGGGAGCCGGTCCCGGATCCGTGGGGGTTGCCGCGCCGCAAATCGGCGTCACGCTCCGGGTCTGCGTGGTGGACGTTTCCGCAAGCCGTCACGGCAAGGAGAACAACCACGGCCTCCTCGTCATGGTGAATCCCGAGATAATCAATCGGGAAGGGGCCGCCATCATGCGTGAGGGGTGCATGAGCGTCCCCGATTACACCGGCGACGTGGAGCGGGCCACCGGCATTACCGTGCGCTTCCAGGATGGAGAGGGGGCGACGCGGGAGATAAACGCCACCGGTTTTGAGGCGGTGGCCATCCAGCACGAGATGGATCACCTGGACGGAATCCTCTTTCTGGACCGGATCGTGTCGCTCAAGACGGGATTGTTCCGGCGGAAGAACTATCGATAA
- a CDS encoding glycine cleavage system protein R produces MMQKKNTDSLVHYAVTVVGKDRPGIVAGTAGVLYRLGCNIEDSSSTMLGGEFSMILIVSHEKPFSKGKLLDEFRGLAEEMGLTVAARPLSIDEVAYQAPQGELCMVSVYGSDQPGIVYRVTRELAERRVNITDLNTKLVGTKEEPVYVLMLEAVLPEEIAIEDVAAMLDEIKKELKVEISVRSITPVSL; encoded by the coding sequence ATGATGCAGAAGAAGAATACGGATTCCCTCGTCCACTATGCCGTCACCGTGGTCGGGAAAGATCGCCCCGGCATCGTGGCCGGCACTGCCGGTGTGCTCTACCGGCTTGGATGTAATATCGAAGATTCCAGCTCCACCATGCTTGGCGGCGAGTTTTCAATGATCCTCATCGTTTCCCACGAAAAGCCCTTCAGCAAGGGGAAACTCCTCGATGAATTCCGGGGACTGGCGGAGGAAATGGGGCTTACGGTGGCGGCACGGCCTCTCTCCATTGACGAGGTGGCGTACCAGGCCCCGCAGGGGGAGCTCTGCATGGTTTCGGTCTACGGTTCCGACCAGCCGGGGATCGTTTACCGCGTGACCAGGGAGTTGGCCGAGCGCAGGGTGAACATTACCGATCTCAATACGAAGCTTGTGGGCACCAAAGAAGAACCGGTCTACGTACTGATGCTGGAGGCGGTTCTGCCGGAGGAGATTGCCATCGAAGATGTGGCGGCTATGCTTGACGAGATTAAAAAGGAGTTGAAAGTGGAGATATCGGTGCGGTCAATCACCCCGGTCTCCCTCTGA
- a CDS encoding FAD-dependent oxidoreductase — protein MGTRIVIIGANAAGAKAAAKARRIDPGAEITVVDRGEFISYGACGIPYYVSDTVQEVAELMSTPVGVMRDAAFFRKVKGVEVLTGMEAVAIGRKEKTVSLREDSTGAIRTLSYDRLVLATGSSPVTLPLKGKELSGIFTVKTIEDAELLKEKASSSTRACIVGGGLIGLETAEALLERGLTVTLVEMRNQLLPGVLDPEMARIVEKHLAEKGVAIHVGCTVEGFDGNGRVENVATTAGNVPAKLVVLAPGVKPNVTLAREAGLEIGATGAIAVNERMQTSDPAIYACGDCCETTHLVTGQKVHIPLGSTANKQGRVAGINVAGGDAAFAGVIGTAIVKVCDMNAGKTGLTETEARSAGFMVETVLAPAPDRAHFFPGAKPIALKLVAEKESGRILGLQAVGLGAVDKRIDAAVAAITFGATAAQLAQLDLAYAPPYAAAMDNLIVAADILRNKLEGHARGIAPAEVKRKLDEGDDFILLDVRSPGEHSEVRIAGAKLVPLGALREKMEMLPKDKEIVTFCKISLRGYEAQKIMEAAGFGDVKFMDGGILTWPYDLERG, from the coding sequence ATGGGAACAAGAATTGTCATAATCGGCGCCAATGCGGCTGGAGCAAAGGCTGCCGCCAAAGCACGGCGCATTGATCCGGGGGCGGAAATTACGGTTGTCGATCGGGGTGAATTCATTTCCTACGGGGCTTGCGGCATTCCATATTACGTTTCCGACACTGTCCAGGAAGTGGCTGAGCTCATGAGTACTCCGGTGGGAGTGATGCGGGATGCAGCCTTCTTCCGCAAAGTGAAGGGGGTTGAGGTGCTGACCGGGATGGAGGCGGTGGCCATCGGGCGAAAGGAGAAAACCGTAAGCCTGCGAGAGGATAGTACAGGTGCAATCAGGACGCTTTCATACGACCGGCTGGTTCTGGCTACGGGAAGTTCCCCGGTTACCCTGCCCCTGAAAGGAAAGGAGCTATCCGGAATATTCACGGTCAAAACCATAGAAGATGCGGAGCTTCTTAAGGAAAAGGCGTCCAGCAGCACCCGTGCCTGCATAGTCGGCGGAGGCCTGATCGGCCTTGAGACGGCCGAAGCTCTCCTGGAAAGAGGTTTAACGGTGACGTTGGTGGAGATGCGGAACCAGTTGCTCCCCGGCGTACTCGATCCCGAGATGGCGAGAATTGTGGAGAAACACCTGGCAGAGAAAGGGGTTGCCATCCATGTGGGGTGCACGGTCGAAGGTTTCGACGGCAACGGGAGGGTGGAGAACGTAGCTACTACCGCTGGGAATGTGCCTGCCAAACTGGTCGTGCTGGCTCCCGGGGTGAAACCCAATGTAACGCTCGCGCGGGAGGCGGGGCTGGAAATCGGCGCCACCGGTGCCATCGCCGTCAATGAAAGGATGCAGACGTCGGATCCCGCCATCTATGCCTGCGGCGATTGCTGCGAAACAACACACCTGGTGACGGGCCAAAAGGTGCACATTCCCCTGGGGAGCACCGCCAACAAGCAGGGGAGGGTGGCGGGGATAAACGTTGCCGGAGGCGATGCCGCCTTTGCCGGCGTCATCGGCACTGCCATCGTCAAGGTTTGCGACATGAACGCCGGCAAGACCGGCCTCACCGAAACCGAGGCCCGGAGCGCAGGTTTCATGGTGGAGACGGTGCTGGCGCCCGCGCCGGACCGCGCCCATTTCTTCCCCGGCGCAAAGCCCATTGCCCTGAAACTGGTGGCGGAGAAAGAGAGCGGCCGTATTCTCGGGCTCCAGGCGGTGGGGCTCGGGGCGGTGGACAAGAGGATCGACGCTGCCGTGGCCGCCATTACCTTCGGCGCCACCGCCGCACAACTGGCCCAGCTCGACCTTGCCTATGCCCCTCCCTATGCCGCAGCCATGGACAACCTCATTGTGGCGGCAGACATCCTCAGAAACAAGCTTGAAGGCCATGCCCGCGGTATCGCTCCGGCTGAAGTCAAGCGTAAGCTGGATGAGGGCGATGATTTCATCCTTCTGGATGTCCGGTCGCCGGGGGAACATTCAGAGGTTCGCATTGCCGGGGCGAAACTGGTCCCCCTTGGCGCCCTGCGTGAAAAAATGGAGATGCTGCCGAAGGATAAGGAGATCGTGACCTTTTGCAAGATCAGCCTCCGGGGGTATGAAGCCCAGAAAATCATGGAAGCGGCAGGATTCGGCGATGTCAAGTTCATGGATGGCGGAATCCTTACCTGGCCTTACGACCTGGAGCGGGGGTAA
- a CDS encoding phage holin family protein, translating to MIGLVLKLIINAVALFAVVRLVPGITVAGTGNLFISALVLGFLNAVLRPVISFFALPVTVLTLGLFTLVVNAAVFAIAAWIVPGFGVAGVGSAILGALAFSVISFVLNMVVRPS from the coding sequence ATGATTGGACTCGTCCTGAAACTCATAATCAACGCCGTGGCACTCTTTGCCGTAGTACGCCTTGTGCCGGGAATCACTGTTGCGGGGACCGGCAACCTGTTTATCTCGGCCCTGGTCCTGGGTTTTCTCAATGCAGTGCTGCGGCCGGTCATCTCCTTTTTTGCCCTGCCGGTAACGGTCCTGACACTGGGGCTTTTCACCCTTGTGGTGAACGCTGCCGTCTTTGCCATCGCCGCCTGGATCGTTCCGGGCTTCGGTGTCGCGGGAGTTGGGAGCGCCATTCTTGGAGCCCTCGCTTTCAGTGTTATCAGCTTCGTGCTCAATATGGTCGTAAGGCCGTCTTGA
- the ybgC gene encoding tol-pal system-associated acyl-CoA thioesterase has translation MEFRVYYEDTDAGGVVYHARYLGFFERGRCEFLRRKGLSVRALADQGAVFPVVRMEIDFKAPAVLDDLLRVDTEVVEVGKTSFTLEQRVVRAEDGKTLVGGRVTLVCVRPGMKPRRLPEELLEALQSVTKIE, from the coding sequence ATGGAGTTTCGTGTGTATTATGAAGATACCGATGCCGGCGGAGTGGTCTATCATGCCCGGTATCTGGGCTTCTTCGAAAGGGGGAGGTGCGAATTCCTGCGCCGGAAGGGGCTGTCGGTGCGGGCGCTGGCAGACCAGGGGGCGGTATTTCCCGTGGTGCGCATGGAAATAGACTTCAAGGCTCCGGCAGTGCTTGACGACCTTCTCCGGGTGGATACCGAAGTTGTCGAAGTGGGGAAGACCTCATTCACCCTTGAGCAGCGTGTGGTGCGGGCGGAAGACGGAAAGACGCTGGTTGGCGGGCGAGTCACCCTCGTCTGTGTTCGTCCGGGGATGAAGCCGAGACGTCTTCCGGAGGAACTGCTGGAAGCGCTCCAATCTGTAACCAAAATCGAATGA
- a CDS encoding glycine zipper family protein has translation MKHAILKKGATMIIPLMLFSACTPYRSQYVGFRPAEDYVNRLVVSGVTIGGEAFADKGAAQEAFGFDIKGSGLIPVQVVMTNQGTKNLEIVTNQTFLVNDQNRYFQVVPNAVALDRIEKSTQFASFFGSEAGKGAVLGAVGGAILGAAVGIVTGQNVAEALGKGAAIGGAGGAVAGGVKGGTSGEREQTIINDIRAKGLEGKVLPAGSIASGFLFFPAEADTARDLRLQLRERETGEVHSVVLKFK, from the coding sequence ATGAAACATGCCATCCTTAAAAAAGGCGCGACCATGATTATCCCGCTCATGCTCTTTTCCGCCTGCACCCCTTACCGGAGCCAGTACGTCGGTTTCCGGCCCGCAGAGGATTACGTGAACCGCCTCGTGGTGAGCGGAGTCACCATCGGGGGGGAAGCCTTTGCCGATAAGGGGGCGGCCCAGGAGGCCTTCGGTTTCGATATCAAGGGGAGCGGCCTGATTCCGGTGCAAGTGGTCATGACCAACCAGGGAACAAAGAATCTGGAGATCGTCACGAACCAGACCTTCCTTGTCAATGACCAGAACCGATACTTCCAGGTTGTCCCCAATGCCGTAGCCCTCGACCGGATCGAGAAATCGACCCAGTTTGCCTCCTTCTTCGGAAGCGAGGCCGGGAAAGGTGCCGTTCTCGGGGCTGTGGGCGGTGCAATTCTGGGAGCCGCCGTCGGCATAGTGACCGGCCAGAACGTTGCCGAGGCTCTCGGTAAGGGAGCCGCCATCGGCGGGGCCGGCGGCGCCGTTGCAGGCGGTGTCAAAGGTGGCACTTCAGGGGAGCGGGAACAGACCATCATCAACGATATTCGGGCCAAGGGGCTGGAAGGGAAAGTCCTCCCTGCCGGGAGTATCGCAAGCGGGTTCCTGTTTTTCCCGGCCGAGGCCGATACTGCGCGGGATCTGCGTCTGCAACTCCGGGAGCGCGAGACCGGCGAGGTCCACAGCGTAGTTCTGAAATTCAAATAA
- the rsmG gene encoding 16S rRNA (guanine(527)-N(7))-methyltransferase RsmG, with amino-acid sequence MNQDAKDLLLRGAAQIGVELTADQIGKFALYADELKKWNRKINLTAITTEREIALKHFVDSLSISRVIGNEGRLLDLGSGGGFPVIPFAIVNSRIDAVSVDAVEKKIIFQRHVGRTLGLRHFEAIHARGEELAARYAFHFDWIVSRAFSDIPAFVRMALPLLAPNGTIVAMKGQGGREEAGTVRPALEILGLEIRQMLEFPLPISGDRRCLIVMGRKTGE; translated from the coding sequence ATGAATCAGGATGCGAAGGATCTGCTGCTGCGTGGAGCGGCCCAGATCGGCGTGGAACTGACCGCAGACCAGATCGGGAAATTTGCTCTCTATGCCGATGAACTGAAAAAGTGGAACCGGAAGATCAACCTGACCGCCATTACCACCGAGCGGGAGATCGCCCTCAAGCATTTTGTCGATTCTCTCTCCATCAGCCGCGTAATCGGAAATGAAGGGCGCCTTCTGGACCTGGGTTCGGGCGGAGGTTTTCCGGTCATTCCCTTCGCAATCGTCAATTCCCGGATCGATGCGGTTTCGGTGGATGCGGTGGAGAAGAAGATTATCTTTCAGCGCCATGTTGGTAGAACCCTCGGATTGCGGCACTTCGAGGCGATCCATGCCCGGGGTGAGGAACTGGCTGCAAGGTACGCCTTTCACTTCGACTGGATTGTTTCCAGGGCTTTCTCCGATATCCCGGCTTTTGTGCGCATGGCGCTTCCACTACTTGCTCCCAACGGGACCATCGTTGCCATGAAAGGGCAGGGGGGGCGCGAGGAGGCCGGAACGGTCCGGCCGGCCCTGGAAATCCTCGGGTTGGAGATCCGTCAGATGCTGGAATTCCCCCTGCCGATCTCGGGTGACCGGCGGTGCCTCATTGTCATGGGACGAAAAACGGGCGAATAG